AAGCGCTGATCGGGGCGGCGCAGGCCGCCGGCCTCGTGCAGCCGCTGCGGATCGGTGACGAGGAGCGTTTCAGCGAGGCGGATCTCCAGATGGCGCGCGCGGGCCTCGCGCTGCTCGGCGCCGGTCTGCCTCTCGGCCAGCTGATCGAGCTCGCCGTGCAGCACGCGCGCGCCACCCAGGAGCTCGCCGAGCGGGCGATCGACCTCTTCGACCGCCACGTGCGACGCCCGGACGGCACCACCACCGACGTCGAGGCCGTGACCACCCGCTTCCGCGAGCTATTGCCACAGGCGACCCGGCTCGTGGCGCTCTTCTTCCAGCGCACGCTCGTCACGCGCGCCCTGGCGCGCCTCGAGGGCGCCGGCGACGGCGAGGCGCTGCGCGCCGCGATCGCGGCCACCGAGTCCGCGCGCCTGGAGGTGCGCTGGAAGTGAGCGTGCTACCGGCCGCCGGAGCCAAGCGCGCCACCGTCCAGGCGATGTTCGATCGCATCGCGCCGCGCTACGACGCGCTGAACCGGCTGCTCACGGGTGGGCTCGACCAGCGCTGGCGGCGGCTCGCGCTCGAGGCGGCGCGCGTCGGGCCCGGCGACCGCGTCCTCGATCTCGCCTGCGGCACCGGCGACCTCGCCGCCGCGGCCGCGCGGCGGGGGGCGCACGTGGTCGGGATCGACCTCTCGCGCGGGATGCTGC
The sequence above is drawn from the Deltaproteobacteria bacterium genome and encodes:
- a CDS encoding MerR family transcriptional regulator, whose protein sequence is MEYRIEALASHSGVRVDTIRFYQGRGLLPPPRREGRIALYDEAHLERLRRIRRLLADGLSLQLIRRVLAAEASAAPDREPLLAALVEEQVGRRTLCRAELASEAGVPEALIGAAQAAGLVQPLRIGDEERFSEADLQMARAGLALLGAGLPLGQLIELAVQHARATQELAERAIDLFDRHVRRPDGTTTDVEAVTTRFRELLPQATRLVALFFQRTLVTRALARLEGAGDGEALRAAIAATESARLEVRWK